A genomic region of Cryptosporangium aurantiacum contains the following coding sequences:
- a CDS encoding fibronectin type III domain-containing protein, translating to MRTRRLAVAVTGLAVLLGVLGPAAPAHADPYWRVQVTVTPGASSCTVGWVRSYWDGPVSAYKIWVVPQNIAPGASQTYRKVNVTPPAAGRATRVRVGSLTRGAPYVFWLEAFYPSYFRSGQVSMQVATSRVCKPT from the coding sequence GTGCGTACCCGCCGTCTCGCCGTCGCCGTCACCGGGCTCGCGGTGCTGCTGGGCGTCCTCGGCCCGGCCGCGCCGGCGCACGCCGACCCGTACTGGCGCGTCCAGGTCACGGTGACGCCGGGGGCGTCGTCCTGCACGGTGGGGTGGGTGCGCAGCTACTGGGACGGTCCGGTCAGCGCGTACAAGATCTGGGTGGTGCCGCAGAACATCGCACCGGGAGCGTCCCAGACGTACCGCAAGGTCAACGTCACGCCACCGGCTGCCGGGCGAGCCACGCGCGTCCGGGTCGGGTCGCTGACGCGGGGAGCGCCGTACGTGTTCTGGCTCGAGGCGTTCTACCCGAGCTACTTCCGCAGCGGTCAGGTGAGCATGCAGGTGGCGACCAGCCGGGTCTGCAAGCCCACCTGA
- a CDS encoding IPT/TIG domain-containing protein translates to MKFPHRGRRTATTALVSAGVFGAGVLGAGVLGVAGSASAASTTTEVVAVTSLSTAYGSTAGGTNVVINGKGFNRLDERVAGSVMFGGKQAKSYLVLSDTQISAKAPAGTGSKVRVIVTDLTYTSADTTSDDFTYLEPISVRVPDKTELSAAGGTTVRVTLSGRNLDLSTAAKFTAAKITATVDGTAATIAWASATQATLTAPAGTPSMTHSKVPVVVSTNGVPGPADTTHARYAPVVTKLSVTSGKLAGTAGTSSKPALTITGVGLADADGFWFGKTKGTCTASSGKESTTWTCVNIPSAGVSGPVAVLPRFDDGRVAGVTAGSVYTYTNL, encoded by the coding sequence GTGAAGTTCCCCCACCGCGGTCGCCGCACCGCCACCACCGCCCTCGTCAGTGCCGGCGTGTTCGGGGCCGGTGTGCTCGGCGCCGGTGTGCTGGGCGTGGCCGGCTCGGCGTCCGCCGCGTCGACGACCACCGAGGTAGTCGCGGTCACCTCGCTGAGCACCGCATACGGCAGCACGGCCGGCGGCACCAACGTCGTCATCAACGGCAAGGGCTTCAACCGCCTCGACGAGAGGGTCGCCGGCAGCGTCATGTTCGGCGGCAAGCAGGCGAAGTCGTACCTCGTGCTGTCCGATACGCAGATCTCGGCGAAGGCGCCTGCCGGAACCGGCTCGAAGGTCCGCGTGATCGTCACCGACCTCACCTACACCAGCGCCGACACGACCTCCGACGACTTCACCTACCTCGAGCCGATCAGCGTCCGCGTCCCGGACAAGACCGAGCTCTCCGCCGCCGGTGGCACCACCGTCCGCGTCACGCTGTCCGGCCGCAACCTGGACCTCAGCACCGCCGCCAAGTTCACCGCCGCGAAGATCACCGCCACCGTGGACGGCACCGCGGCCACGATCGCGTGGGCGAGCGCCACCCAGGCCACGCTCACCGCGCCCGCCGGAACGCCGAGCATGACCCACTCGAAGGTTCCGGTCGTGGTCTCGACGAACGGCGTCCCCGGCCCCGCCGACACCACACACGCGCGGTACGCCCCGGTCGTCACCAAGCTGAGCGTCACCAGCGGCAAGCTCGCCGGGACGGCCGGCACGAGCAGCAAGCCCGCGCTCACGATCACCGGCGTCGGTCTCGCCGACGCGGACGGCTTCTGGTTCGGCAAGACCAAGGGCACCTGCACCGCGAGCAGCGGCAAGGAGTCGACGACCTGGACCTGCGTGAACATCCCGTCCGCCGGGGTCAGCGGCCCGGTCGCGGTGCTGCCGAGGTTCGACGACGGCCGCGTCGCCGGAGTGACCGCCGGCTCCGTCTACACCTACACCAACCTCTGA
- the tatC gene encoding twin-arginine translocase subunit TatC: protein MTLMEHIRELRDRLFKAVVGIVLGLCIGLYFSLPVQRFLTEPYCSRFADGECALNATTPLEPTIVRLKIALYLGLIIASPIWLFQLWAFVAPGLHARERKWSYAFISFAVPLFVAGAVLAHFVVAKGIEFLLPVDGEYQFTTNIAGYIDFVTGMLMIFGVGFEFPLLVFMLNLAGVASAKRLLGWWRAAVFLTFVFTALVTPTPDPFGMTALGLAMSALYFAAVGAAFLNERRRAKVAARNQFAGLDDDEASQIEPVLEPVETSGPVQASETPEPSRRDDVD, encoded by the coding sequence ATGACGCTCATGGAGCACATCCGTGAGTTGCGTGACCGCCTCTTCAAGGCCGTCGTGGGCATCGTTCTGGGCCTCTGCATCGGCTTGTACTTCTCCCTGCCGGTGCAGCGGTTCCTGACCGAGCCGTACTGCAGCCGGTTCGCCGACGGCGAGTGCGCGCTCAACGCGACCACGCCGCTGGAGCCGACGATCGTCCGCTTGAAGATCGCGCTCTACCTGGGCCTGATCATCGCGTCGCCGATCTGGCTGTTCCAGCTGTGGGCGTTCGTCGCTCCCGGGCTGCACGCCCGGGAGCGGAAGTGGTCGTACGCGTTCATCTCGTTCGCCGTGCCGCTGTTCGTGGCCGGTGCCGTGCTCGCGCACTTCGTGGTCGCGAAGGGCATCGAGTTCCTGCTGCCGGTCGACGGCGAATACCAGTTCACGACCAACATCGCCGGGTACATCGACTTCGTCACCGGCATGCTGATGATCTTCGGCGTCGGCTTCGAGTTCCCGCTCCTCGTGTTCATGCTGAACCTCGCGGGGGTGGCGAGCGCGAAGCGGCTGCTCGGCTGGTGGCGTGCGGCCGTGTTCCTGACGTTCGTGTTCACCGCGCTCGTCACGCCGACGCCCGACCCGTTCGGCATGACCGCGCTCGGCCTGGCGATGAGCGCGCTGTACTTCGCCGCGGTCGGTGCGGCGTTCCTCAACGAACGACGGCGCGCCAAGGTCGCCGCGCGGAACCAGTTCGCCGGGCTGGACGACGACGAGGCGTCCCAGATCGAGCCGGTCCTGGAACCGGTCGAGACGAGCGGTCCGGTGCAGGCCAGCGAGACGCCCGAGCCCTCCCGCCGGGACGACGTCGACTGA
- a CDS encoding diacylglycerol kinase family protein, whose translation MAGVVAALGPADPVVLPASSPADAIAAARRAVEAGAAGVVAVGGDGTMHLALQAVAGTKVPLGVVPLGTGNDLADAVGVPADPIDAARAVLADLRVARTTALDAVRVTTAGHGSAGHGGAGHGGAGHGGAGHGSAGRGGEPHPSGALPGWYAAILSVGFDSAVNARANRMRWPRGPRRYDLAILVELARLRRYALTLDLDGTTVETPALLAAIGNTRSYGGGMRMCPDADPTDGLLDVTVVEPVSRLELIRVKPRLYSGTHVTHPAVRTYRAATIRVDAPGASVYADGEPSTRLPLELRCVPGAVRLIGAQLSG comes from the coding sequence CTGGCCGGGGTGGTGGCCGCGCTCGGCCCGGCCGACCCGGTCGTCCTGCCCGCGTCCAGCCCGGCGGACGCGATCGCCGCCGCGCGCCGCGCGGTCGAGGCCGGCGCTGCCGGGGTGGTGGCTGTCGGTGGTGACGGCACGATGCACCTCGCCCTGCAGGCGGTCGCGGGGACCAAGGTCCCGCTCGGTGTGGTCCCCCTCGGCACGGGCAACGACTTGGCGGACGCCGTGGGCGTGCCCGCCGACCCGATTGACGCCGCTCGTGCGGTGCTCGCCGATCTCCGGGTGGCCCGGACCACGGCCCTCGACGCGGTGCGCGTCACGACCGCCGGGCACGGGAGCGCCGGGCACGGGGGCGCCGGGCACGGGGGCGCCGGGCACGGGGGCGCCGGGCACGGGAGCGCCGGGCGCGGCGGGGAGCCGCATCCGAGCGGCGCACTACCGGGGTGGTACGCGGCCATTCTTTCGGTGGGCTTCGACTCGGCCGTGAACGCGCGGGCCAACCGGATGCGGTGGCCACGCGGACCGCGCCGCTACGACCTGGCGATCCTCGTCGAGCTGGCACGGTTGCGCCGCTACGCGCTCACGCTCGACCTGGACGGCACCACCGTCGAGACGCCCGCGCTCCTCGCCGCGATCGGCAACACCCGCAGCTACGGCGGCGGCATGCGGATGTGCCCGGACGCCGACCCCACCGACGGCCTGCTCGACGTCACGGTCGTCGAACCGGTCAGCAGGCTCGAGCTCATCCGGGTCAAGCCCCGCCTGTACTCGGGCACCCACGTCACGCACCCGGCGGTCCGTACCTACCGGGCCGCCACGATCCGGGTGGACGCTCCGGGGGCGAGCGTTTACGCGGACGGGGAGCCGTCGACGCGGCTGCCGCTCGAGCTGAGGTGCGTCCCCGGTGCGGTTCGGCTGATCGGCGCCCAACTCTCCGGCTGA
- a CDS encoding sensor histidine kinase codes for MRHEDVPLRQHEDHADGGHHDDPGGVPTARSSADGVDPAADHAAFQAAFHGGATPSAHPHDFIDDFVDLVGHHLRTPLTAIRTLLELLADDQAEGLDPATAKRLVNAVKANSDRMLRVIDTLLLLARARHADAARDHVPVDLAAVVDRVGSAMAPAADGSGVAVTVEAKHPVWTVGDPILLERAIGHLAGNALRFTDRGGRLSLRALAEPKPAVEVQDTGVGIDPERQRGLLRPLRLVLGESDGHDENAHLGLGTVSAIARAHQGDLDVRSAPGHGTTFRLTFPTVPSPH; via the coding sequence GTGCGGCACGAGGATGTCCCGCTCCGTCAGCACGAGGATCACGCCGACGGCGGGCACCACGACGATCCCGGCGGCGTCCCGACCGCGCGCTCGTCGGCTGACGGTGTCGACCCGGCTGCGGATCATGCGGCCTTCCAGGCCGCGTTCCACGGTGGTGCGACACCGTCGGCTCACCCGCACGACTTCATCGACGACTTCGTCGATCTGGTCGGCCATCATTTGCGGACGCCGCTCACCGCGATTCGTACGCTGCTCGAGCTGCTCGCGGACGACCAGGCGGAGGGCCTCGATCCGGCCACCGCGAAACGCCTGGTGAACGCCGTCAAGGCGAACTCCGACCGGATGCTGCGGGTGATCGACACGCTGCTGCTGCTCGCCAGGGCCCGGCACGCGGACGCCGCCCGCGACCACGTGCCGGTGGACCTCGCCGCGGTCGTCGACCGGGTCGGCTCGGCGATGGCGCCCGCCGCGGACGGCAGCGGGGTGGCCGTCACCGTGGAGGCGAAACATCCGGTCTGGACGGTCGGCGACCCGATCCTGCTGGAGCGCGCCATCGGGCACCTGGCGGGCAACGCGCTGCGCTTCACCGACCGGGGTGGACGGTTGAGCCTCCGTGCGCTCGCCGAGCCGAAACCCGCGGTCGAGGTGCAGGACACCGGCGTCGGCATCGACCCCGAGCGGCAGCGCGGACTGCTGCGGCCGTTGCGCCTGGTGCTCGGGGAGAGCGACGGTCACGACGAGAACGCGCACCTCGGGCTCGGCACGGTCAGCGCGATCGCCCGCGCGCACCAGGGTGACCTCGACGTCCGCTCGGCGCCGGGGCACGGCACGACGTTCCGCCTGACGTTCCCCACGGTTCCGTCACCGCACTGA
- a CDS encoding SDR family NAD(P)-dependent oxidoreductase, whose protein sequence is MNYLGELFSLAGRVALVTGGSSGIGRSMALALGRAGAHVVVVARRPDALGETVAELRTHGVEAAAISADLGDRAEVVRAAEDAAAVFGEPDILVTAAAVNHRPPIEEISADDWDATLALNLTAPFLLGQRFGPGMAARGWGRIIHVASQQAVRAYLNSGAYGVSKGGVTALTRSQAEAWSARGVCCNAVAPGVVRTPLTAPVFADEAKAEAMAARTMVGRNGEPEDYAGVAVFLASDAAAYVTGQTLFVDGGFSVH, encoded by the coding sequence GTGAACTACCTCGGGGAACTGTTCTCGCTGGCCGGGCGGGTGGCGCTGGTGACCGGCGGCAGCTCGGGGATCGGCCGGTCGATGGCGCTCGCGCTCGGGCGCGCCGGCGCGCACGTCGTCGTGGTCGCGCGGCGGCCGGACGCGCTGGGGGAGACGGTCGCGGAACTGCGCACGCACGGCGTCGAGGCCGCGGCGATCAGCGCCGACCTCGGCGACCGGGCCGAGGTGGTGCGGGCCGCGGAGGACGCCGCCGCGGTGTTCGGCGAGCCGGACATCCTGGTGACCGCGGCCGCGGTTAACCACCGGCCGCCGATCGAGGAGATCTCCGCCGACGATTGGGACGCCACGTTGGCGCTGAACCTCACCGCGCCGTTTCTCCTCGGACAGCGGTTCGGGCCGGGCATGGCCGCGCGCGGCTGGGGCCGGATCATCCACGTGGCGTCGCAGCAGGCCGTCCGGGCGTACCTGAACAGCGGCGCCTACGGGGTGTCCAAGGGCGGCGTGACCGCGCTGACACGCTCGCAGGCCGAGGCGTGGTCGGCCCGCGGCGTGTGCTGCAACGCGGTGGCGCCCGGCGTGGTCCGGACGCCGCTCACCGCGCCGGTGTTCGCGGACGAGGCCAAGGCCGAGGCGATGGCCGCCCGCACGATGGTCGGCCGCAACGGCGAGCCCGAGGACTACGCGGGCGTCGCGGTGTTCCTCGCCAGCGACGCCGCCGCGTACGTCACCGGCCAGACCCTCTTCGTCGACGGCGGCTTCTCAGTGCACTAA
- a CDS encoding putative RNA methyltransferase, producing the protein MLADVVDRLRCPHCAARTGDDVGLTLDGGTLRCPERHSFDVAKQGYVSLLTGAASAVPGDTAAMVAAREAFLAGGHFTALTAALAAATAAQAADPAAASPASPVGCVVDLGAGTGHHLAGVLDAVPGWVGVAADISGYALRRAARAHPRAGAIRCDSWRPLPLRTGAADVVLIVFAPRNGAELHRVLRPGGAALVAAPTDRHLRELATAVGAVSVDPRKSDRLDAALGPYLSLTEARTHETTLRLSHAEAVTAVAMGPAAWHVDAETLAARVAAVPEPVEVTVSVTLSTYRRTS; encoded by the coding sequence GTGCTGGCGGACGTCGTCGACCGGCTCCGTTGCCCGCACTGCGCCGCGCGCACCGGGGACGATGTCGGGCTGACGCTCGACGGGGGAACGCTGCGCTGCCCGGAGCGGCACAGCTTCGACGTCGCCAAGCAGGGTTACGTCAGCCTGCTCACCGGGGCAGCCTCGGCGGTGCCGGGGGACACCGCCGCGATGGTCGCCGCCCGCGAGGCGTTCCTGGCCGGCGGGCACTTCACCGCCCTCACCGCGGCGCTAGCCGCCGCCACCGCCGCCCAAGCCGCCGACCCGGCCGCTGCGTCGCCCGCGTCGCCCGTGGGCTGTGTGGTTGATCTGGGGGCCGGGACCGGGCATCACCTGGCCGGGGTGCTGGACGCCGTCCCGGGCTGGGTCGGGGTCGCCGCCGACATCTCCGGGTACGCGCTGCGCCGGGCCGCGCGTGCGCATCCGCGAGCCGGTGCGATCCGGTGCGACTCGTGGCGTCCGCTGCCGCTGCGAACCGGCGCGGCGGACGTCGTCCTCATTGTTTTCGCACCGCGCAACGGCGCAGAACTGCACCGCGTACTTCGCCCCGGAGGGGCGGCGCTCGTGGCCGCACCGACCGACCGGCACCTGCGGGAGCTCGCGACCGCGGTGGGCGCGGTCTCGGTCGACCCGCGGAAGTCCGACCGGCTGGACGCCGCGCTCGGACCCTATCTGAGCCTCACCGAGGCGCGGACGCACGAGACGACGCTGCGCCTGAGCCACGCGGAGGCGGTGACCGCGGTCGCGATGGGGCCGGCGGCCTGGCACGTCGACGCGGAGACGCTGGCGGCGCGGGTGGCGGCGGTGCCGGAGCCGGTCGAGGTCACCGTGTCGGTGACGCTGAGCACCTATCGGAGGACGTCGTGA
- a CDS encoding DEAD/DEAH box helicase — protein sequence MSSPAEQYAAARRRAAYPGYTDFTAQLSFDLDDFQREACQALEDGRGVLVCAPTGAGKTVVGEFAVHLALRQGTKCFYTTPIKALSNQKFNDLVARYGADKVGLLTGDNAINGDAPVVVMTTEVLRNMLYAGSATLENLAYVVMDEVHYLADRFRGAVWEEVIIHLPESVALVSLSATVSNAEEFAEWLVTVRGDTAVVVSEHRPVPLWQHVLVGRRMFDLFTEKASGQTTHKDVDPELTRYVREQLRRVQYTRSGRPIRAKNLVPYRSDVIERLDAEGLLPAITFVFSRAGCDAAVQQCMAAGLRLTTPEERAEIRRIAEERTADLAAEDLQVLGYWEWLDGLQRGLAAHHAGLLPVYKEVVEELFVRGLVKAVFATETLALGINMPARSVVLERLVKFNGETHVDLTPGEYTQLTGRAGRRGIDVEGHAVVVWSPEIDPRHVGGLASTRTYPLRSSFRPSYNMAVNLVGSVGRERARELLETSFAQFQADRAVVGLAKQAQRSHDALDAYLESMTCHLGDFAEYAALRRQIKDRENALAKQGAAQRRAAAADSLERLRIGDVVLVPTGRRAGLAVVLDPGSQPLGEARPLVLTADRWAGRLSLADFPNEVEVLTRMRVPKHFNHRSPQARRDLASALRTAASDLAAVRKRKGRAAAADDDLLAELRAALRRHPCHGCHDREEHARWAERYDRLAKETHQLEQRVHNRTNSLARTFDQVCGLLESRGYLDGERVTEAGSGLARIWSESDLLVAECLRAGVWEGLSAAELAGAVSALVYEARRADEGPTPVPNGPLRDTLVVIGRLAAELQSDEGERGLALTREPDYGFVWPAYRWARGEPLERVLTAASGVEGEMPAGDFVRWCRQVLDLLDQLASAAPAGSDLRSTARQAIEATRRGVVAYSAL from the coding sequence ATGAGCTCCCCCGCCGAGCAGTACGCGGCGGCTCGTCGGCGCGCCGCCTACCCGGGGTACACCGACTTCACCGCGCAACTGTCGTTCGATCTCGATGACTTCCAGCGGGAGGCCTGCCAGGCGCTCGAAGACGGGCGTGGGGTGCTGGTGTGCGCCCCCACCGGTGCCGGAAAGACCGTCGTCGGCGAGTTCGCCGTCCACCTGGCCCTGCGCCAGGGCACGAAGTGCTTCTACACGACCCCGATCAAGGCTCTCTCCAACCAGAAGTTCAACGACCTGGTCGCGCGTTACGGCGCCGACAAGGTCGGCCTGCTGACCGGCGACAACGCGATCAACGGCGACGCGCCCGTGGTGGTCATGACCACCGAGGTGCTGCGGAACATGCTCTACGCGGGCTCGGCGACGCTGGAGAACCTGGCCTACGTCGTGATGGACGAGGTCCACTATCTCGCCGACCGGTTCCGCGGCGCGGTGTGGGAGGAGGTGATCATCCACCTCCCCGAGTCGGTCGCGCTGGTGTCGCTCTCGGCAACGGTCAGTAATGCCGAGGAGTTCGCGGAGTGGCTGGTCACCGTGCGCGGCGACACCGCGGTGGTCGTCTCCGAGCACCGCCCGGTGCCGCTCTGGCAGCACGTGCTCGTCGGGCGGCGGATGTTCGACCTGTTCACCGAGAAAGCGTCGGGGCAGACGACGCACAAGGACGTCGACCCCGAACTCACCCGGTACGTCCGGGAACAGCTGCGGCGGGTGCAGTACACCCGCTCCGGCCGCCCGATCCGGGCGAAGAACCTGGTGCCGTACCGCTCGGACGTCATCGAGCGGCTGGACGCCGAGGGCTTGCTCCCCGCGATCACGTTCGTGTTCAGCCGGGCCGGCTGTGACGCCGCCGTCCAGCAGTGCATGGCCGCCGGGCTCCGCCTGACCACGCCGGAGGAGCGGGCCGAGATCCGCCGGATCGCCGAGGAGCGCACCGCCGACCTCGCCGCCGAGGACCTCCAGGTGCTCGGCTACTGGGAGTGGCTGGACGGGCTGCAGCGCGGCCTGGCCGCCCACCACGCCGGGCTGCTGCCGGTCTACAAGGAGGTCGTCGAGGAGCTGTTCGTCCGCGGCCTGGTCAAGGCCGTGTTCGCGACCGAGACGCTGGCGCTCGGCATCAACATGCCTGCCCGGTCGGTCGTGCTCGAACGGCTGGTCAAGTTCAACGGCGAGACCCACGTCGACCTCACGCCGGGGGAGTACACGCAGCTCACCGGCCGGGCCGGGCGGCGCGGCATCGACGTCGAGGGCCACGCGGTCGTGGTCTGGTCTCCGGAGATCGACCCCCGCCACGTCGGCGGCCTGGCGTCGACCCGGACGTACCCGCTGCGGTCGAGTTTCCGGCCCTCGTACAACATGGCCGTCAACCTGGTCGGATCGGTCGGTCGCGAGCGCGCTCGCGAGCTGCTGGAGACGTCGTTCGCCCAGTTCCAGGCCGACCGGGCCGTCGTGGGGCTGGCCAAGCAGGCCCAGCGCAGCCACGACGCGCTCGACGCCTACCTGGAGTCGATGACCTGCCACCTCGGTGACTTCGCCGAGTACGCCGCGCTGCGCAGGCAGATCAAGGACCGGGAGAACGCGCTGGCCAAGCAGGGCGCCGCCCAGCGGCGTGCGGCCGCGGCCGACTCGCTGGAGCGGCTGCGCATCGGCGACGTCGTGCTGGTGCCGACCGGACGCCGCGCCGGGCTGGCCGTCGTCCTCGACCCCGGCTCGCAGCCGCTCGGCGAGGCCCGGCCACTGGTGCTCACCGCCGACCGCTGGGCCGGGCGGCTGTCGCTGGCCGACTTCCCGAACGAGGTCGAGGTGCTGACCCGGATGCGGGTGCCGAAGCACTTCAACCACCGGTCGCCGCAGGCCCGGCGCGACCTGGCGTCGGCGTTGCGCACGGCGGCGTCCGACTTGGCCGCAGTTCGCAAGCGGAAGGGCAGGGCGGCCGCGGCCGACGACGACCTGCTGGCGGAACTGCGCGCAGCGCTGCGCCGCCACCCGTGCCACGGGTGCCACGACCGCGAGGAGCACGCCCGCTGGGCGGAGCGCTACGACCGCCTGGCCAAGGAGACCCACCAGCTCGAGCAGCGCGTGCACAATCGCACGAACTCGCTGGCCCGGACGTTCGACCAGGTCTGCGGGCTGCTGGAGAGCCGCGGGTACCTCGACGGCGAGCGGGTGACCGAGGCGGGCAGCGGGCTGGCCCGGATCTGGTCGGAGTCGGACCTGCTGGTCGCCGAGTGCCTGCGCGCGGGCGTCTGGGAAGGGCTGTCGGCCGCGGAGCTGGCCGGTGCGGTGTCCGCGCTGGTGTACGAGGCGCGGCGGGCCGACGAGGGTCCGACGCCGGTGCCGAACGGCCCGCTGCGGGACACGCTCGTGGTGATCGGCCGGCTCGCCGCGGAACTGCAGTCCGACGAGGGGGAGCGCGGGCTGGCGCTCACCCGCGAGCCGGACTACGGCTTCGTCTGGCCGGCGTACCGCTGGGCGCGAGGCGAGCCGCTGGAGCGGGTGCTCACCGCGGCGTCCGGCGTCGAGGGTGAGATGCCTGCGGGTGACTTCGTGCGGTGGTGCCGCCAGGTGCTCGACCTGCTCGACCAGCTCGCGAGCGCGGCCCCGGCCGGTAGCGACCTGCGCTCGACCGCTCGCCAGGCGATCGAAGCGACGCGCCGGGGGGTCGTGGCGTACTCCGCGCTGTAG
- a CDS encoding polysaccharide biosynthesis protein, whose product MLSRAEIIDEILALAPAGDFGADPGPVRARLWELTSTLIRSYDADEPITVDPMEIYRQRAVPLETAALADFLRGKRVLVTGAAGAVGAEVVEALVNRLPTGSICALDLRESPIPAGAENRVVPVIADIRDIEATGKVFAEFNPEIVYHLAAQREPGLAEFETALTITTNIGGTRNILTLCDQFGVDICVHASTGKAARYYTPDIYAGSKKVAEWMIAEEAPSLSTKIGLVRFTHIAENSIVFDDFRRKVAAGVLNIHEPYRLMYVQSMSEAVALVLNTTLYVDDEDATLVTVGDLGWPLDILRLALHTIAVSGQEVPLCFMGLPAGYEKHTFLGQLDWSDPGKTHPMLNALESDAAHLTEDEGMMISRPSHPAVPVATEIERLCADVECADVEDRSVHKKRLADFLQWGCRATFESSNPAQRMRILMWGCDPDVLAREGATVQDLGPVVPLLVDSLRGARFDAVRDGLNVDRMARTLRGLAEVPELKPMVDEITTVSGGVPTSA is encoded by the coding sequence ATGCTCAGTCGAGCCGAGATCATCGACGAGATCCTGGCGCTGGCGCCGGCGGGCGACTTCGGGGCGGACCCGGGGCCCGTACGTGCCCGGTTATGGGAGCTGACCAGCACGTTGATCCGCTCCTACGACGCCGACGAGCCGATCACCGTCGACCCGATGGAGATCTACCGGCAGCGCGCGGTTCCACTGGAGACAGCCGCTCTGGCCGATTTCCTGCGCGGCAAGCGGGTGCTCGTCACCGGTGCGGCCGGCGCGGTCGGCGCCGAGGTGGTCGAGGCGCTGGTGAATCGTCTGCCGACCGGCTCGATCTGCGCACTCGACCTGCGGGAGTCGCCGATTCCGGCAGGCGCGGAGAACCGTGTCGTCCCGGTGATCGCCGACATCCGCGACATCGAGGCGACCGGCAAGGTGTTTGCCGAGTTCAACCCGGAAATCGTCTACCACCTCGCCGCCCAGCGGGAGCCGGGGCTCGCCGAGTTCGAGACCGCGTTGACGATCACGACGAACATCGGCGGTACCCGCAACATCCTCACGCTGTGCGATCAGTTCGGCGTCGACATCTGCGTTCACGCCTCCACCGGAAAAGCCGCGCGCTACTACACACCCGACATCTATGCGGGTAGCAAGAAGGTCGCGGAGTGGATGATCGCGGAGGAAGCGCCGTCGCTCTCGACGAAGATCGGGCTGGTGCGATTCACGCACATCGCCGAGAACAGCATCGTTTTTGACGACTTTCGGCGCAAGGTCGCGGCGGGCGTTCTGAACATCCACGAGCCCTATCGGCTGATGTACGTGCAGAGCATGTCCGAGGCCGTGGCCCTGGTGCTCAACACGACGCTCTACGTGGACGACGAGGACGCGACGCTGGTCACCGTCGGTGATCTCGGCTGGCCCTTGGACATCCTCCGCCTCGCACTGCACACGATCGCGGTCAGCGGCCAGGAGGTGCCGCTCTGCTTCATGGGCCTGCCCGCCGGCTACGAGAAGCACACGTTCCTCGGGCAGCTCGACTGGTCGGACCCGGGCAAGACGCACCCGATGCTCAACGCGCTGGAGTCCGACGCCGCCCACCTCACCGAGGACGAGGGGATGATGATCTCCCGCCCTTCGCACCCGGCCGTGCCGGTCGCGACCGAGATCGAACGGCTCTGCGCGGACGTGGAGTGCGCCGACGTCGAGGACCGGTCCGTGCACAAGAAGCGGCTCGCCGACTTCCTGCAGTGGGGCTGCCGCGCGACGTTCGAGAGCTCGAACCCGGCGCAGCGGATGCGGATCCTGATGTGGGGCTGCGACCCGGACGTGCTGGCGCGCGAGGGAGCCACGGTCCAGGACCTCGGCCCGGTCGTCCCGCTGCTGGTCGATTCGCTGCGGGGCGCGCGGTTCGACGCGGTGCGCGACGGGCTGAACGTCGACCGGATGGCGCGGACGCTGCGCGGCCTGGCCGAGGTGCCGGAGCTGAAGCCGATGGTCGACGAGATCACGACGGTCAGCGGGGGAGTGCCGACCAGCGCCTGA
- a CDS encoding HAD family hydrolase codes for MSDARQLRPIDAVLFDFSGTLLSVEPAEEWLRRAATPLGLEFSPAESAELIERLLWAGRPGGPAPSDLTGALVDAYASRDLTPELHRDAYTALMARADLPDPRLAEALYDAMFPPEAWVPYPDAAPVLAALRERGIKVAVVSNIAHDLRPTFDHHGLTRWIDAFVFSYELDAMKPNPKIFHAACEALGVAPERALMVGDTTADAGAVEVGMPVLVLPASPAGAVHGLAAVLALAGA; via the coding sequence GTGTCAGATGCCCGACAGCTCCGCCCTATTGACGCCGTCCTCTTCGATTTCTCCGGCACGTTGCTGTCGGTCGAGCCTGCCGAGGAGTGGCTCCGCAGAGCCGCGACTCCGCTCGGGCTCGAGTTCTCTCCCGCCGAGTCCGCCGAGCTGATCGAGCGGCTGCTCTGGGCCGGTCGGCCCGGCGGTCCGGCGCCCTCGGACCTCACCGGCGCCCTCGTCGACGCGTACGCGTCCCGCGACCTGACGCCGGAATTGCACCGGGACGCGTACACGGCGCTGATGGCCCGCGCCGACCTGCCCGATCCCCGGCTGGCCGAGGCGCTTTACGACGCGATGTTCCCACCGGAGGCGTGGGTCCCGTACCCGGACGCCGCTCCGGTGCTCGCCGCGCTGCGCGAGCGGGGCATCAAGGTCGCCGTCGTCAGCAACATCGCGCACGACCTGCGCCCGACGTTCGACCACCACGGGCTGACCCGGTGGATCGACGCGTTCGTGTTCTCCTACGAGCTCGACGCGATGAAGCCGAACCCAAAGATCTTCCACGCCGCCTGCGAGGCGCTCGGCGTGGCGCCGGAGCGGGCGCTGATGGTGGGTGACACCACCGCGGACGCGGGCGCGGTGGAGGTCGGTATGCCGGTGCTGGTGCTGCCCGCGAGCCCGGCGGGCGCCGTCCACGGCCTCGCCGCCGTCCTGGCCCTGGCCGGCGCCTGA